One genomic segment of Pseudomonadota bacterium includes these proteins:
- a CDS encoding DUF2264 domain-containing protein, producing the protein MTNQRVRRLVLILPLLAVCLGAAGTWYVYRSPYFPARHFDPASEAVIARFTKQVAPTRADYESIVGYVLEGFLAYSTPRHARARYPGLPAGGASQAEQEMEGFSRIAPLLAVWLKSSGTDSLKLPNGREVDVAGILRGAVLAGTDPRDSEYWGEIQDRDQRIAEAADVALALWLAREDVWEKFDLPQRQRISGWLRQVNGKVIADNNWHLFVAQVNVALQALGAAYDARSIDANLKRALEFYRGDGWFNDGPDGPVDYYNAWGFYYHIAWIHRMNPELLGDVVRNGLPVFAADLLHLLGPHAMPIMGRSVCYRLAVTAPLTFGSQLEPHSIPGAQARRALDVTWQFFLSHGAMKEGRVTQGYCGDDAAVLDNYSGAASCQWSLRSLVVSLDIPPDAAFWTAPAAPLPVEIADFDRRIAGGAYLARGRVANLDVTLLNARPLPQERTGLAAFSFQDRVLSIIRGGSRRPANLDAKYGRATYDSREPFCGCPQ; encoded by the coding sequence TTGACGAATCAACGCGTGCGCCGCCTCGTCCTCATTCTCCCGTTACTCGCGGTCTGCCTCGGGGCGGCGGGAACCTGGTACGTCTACCGGTCGCCGTACTTTCCGGCCAGACATTTCGACCCGGCTTCCGAAGCGGTGATCGCGCGCTTCACGAAGCAGGTCGCGCCGACGCGCGCCGACTACGAAAGCATCGTGGGCTATGTGCTCGAAGGTTTCCTGGCGTACTCGACGCCGCGCCATGCGCGCGCGCGTTATCCGGGGCTGCCCGCGGGCGGCGCGTCGCAGGCCGAACAGGAAATGGAAGGCTTCAGCCGCATCGCCCCCTTGCTCGCGGTGTGGCTCAAATCGAGCGGCACCGACAGCTTGAAACTTCCCAATGGGCGCGAGGTGGACGTCGCCGGCATCCTGCGTGGCGCAGTGCTCGCCGGAACGGATCCGCGCGACAGCGAATACTGGGGCGAGATCCAGGATCGCGACCAGCGGATCGCGGAGGCGGCCGATGTCGCGCTGGCGCTGTGGCTCGCGCGCGAGGACGTCTGGGAAAAGTTCGACTTGCCGCAGCGGCAACGGATTTCCGGCTGGTTGCGCCAGGTCAACGGCAAGGTGATCGCGGACAACAACTGGCACCTGTTCGTGGCGCAGGTAAACGTGGCATTGCAGGCGCTCGGCGCGGCGTACGACGCCAGGTCGATCGATGCGAATCTGAAACGTGCGCTCGAGTTCTATCGCGGCGACGGCTGGTTCAATGACGGGCCCGATGGGCCGGTCGATTACTACAACGCGTGGGGGTTCTACTACCACATCGCCTGGATCCATCGCATGAATCCGGAGTTGCTCGGCGACGTAGTCCGGAACGGCCTGCCGGTCTTCGCCGCCGACCTGTTGCACTTGTTAGGCCCGCACGCCATGCCGATCATGGGGCGCAGCGTTTGTTATCGCCTGGCCGTGACGGCGCCGCTCACGTTCGGGAGCCAGCTGGAGCCGCATTCGATTCCCGGCGCGCAGGCGCGGCGGGCGCTCGACGTGACCTGGCAGTTCTTCCTGTCGCACGGTGCGATGAAGGAGGGTCGTGTCACGCAGGGTTATTGCGGCGATGACGCGGCCGTCCTCGACAATTATTCGGGCGCCGCGAGCTGCCAGTGGTCGCTGCGCTCGCTGGTCGTCTCGCTCGACATCCCGCCTGACGCTGCATTCTGGACGGCACCCGCGGCGCCGCTGCCAGTGGAGATCGCCGACTTCGACCGCCGCATCGCCGGTGGCGCGTACCTCGCCCGGGGCCGGGTCGCCAATCTCGACGTGACGCTGCTCAACGCCCGGCCGCTGCCGCAGGAGCGCACCGGCCTTGCGGCCTTTTCTTTCCAGGATCGCGTCCTGAGCATCATCCGCGGGGGGTCGCGCCGCCCGGCCAATCTTGATGCCAAGTACGGCCGCGCGACATATGACTCCCGGGAGCCTTTCTGCGGCTGCCCGCAATGA
- the xylB gene encoding xylulokinase has translation MYLGIDIGTSSVKAVLVDDKDTVVEQASAPLQVSRPHAGWSEQNPADWWSATNAAVKALPAAERRAAKAVGLSGQMHGATLLGADDKVLRPAILWNDGRSEQQCATLEKAEPRSREITGNIAMPGFTAPKLVWVRENEPAVFKDTRCVLLPKDYVRLLMTGEKASDCSDAAGTLWVDVAKRRWSPEMLAATGLSESHMPKLVEGSDVTGSLRKEVAADWGMDAVPVAGGGGDNAAGAAGIGVIKPGDAFLSLGTSGVLFLVTPKFLPNSAKAVHAFCHCLPGVWHQMSVMLSAASCVDWAVKLTGSKDAAELLSKVEKRAALDGPEIFLPYLSGERTPHNDPQARGVLFGLNHDSDSAAIGQAVLEGVAFAFADGLDVLIEAGATIDKISVIGGGARSMWWGGVLAAALKRPLVYRDASEVGPALGAARLARLAKTRERAEDVCRPPPVRVVIEPNTRDIEQLAPKRAMFSKIYQDLRPRFRGV, from the coding sequence ATGTATTTAGGCATCGATATCGGCACGTCCAGTGTCAAAGCCGTGCTCGTGGACGACAAGGACACGGTGGTCGAACAGGCCTCCGCGCCGCTCCAGGTATCCCGTCCGCACGCCGGATGGTCCGAACAGAATCCCGCCGATTGGTGGAGCGCGACGAATGCCGCCGTGAAGGCGTTGCCCGCGGCGGAGCGCCGGGCCGCGAAGGCGGTCGGTCTCTCCGGCCAGATGCATGGCGCGACTCTGCTGGGTGCCGACGACAAAGTCCTGCGCCCCGCGATCCTCTGGAACGATGGCCGCAGCGAGCAGCAGTGCGCCACACTCGAGAAGGCCGAGCCACGCAGCCGCGAGATCACCGGCAACATTGCGATGCCCGGATTCACCGCGCCGAAGCTGGTGTGGGTGCGGGAAAACGAGCCCGCCGTGTTCAAGGACACGCGCTGTGTCCTGCTGCCAAAAGACTACGTCCGCCTGTTGATGACGGGTGAGAAGGCGAGTGACTGCTCCGACGCCGCGGGCACGTTGTGGGTGGACGTGGCAAAGCGCCGCTGGTCGCCCGAAATGCTGGCCGCGACGGGCCTCTCCGAATCGCACATGCCCAAGCTCGTCGAGGGTTCGGATGTCACAGGGTCGCTGCGCAAGGAAGTTGCCGCGGATTGGGGCATGGATGCAGTGCCGGTGGCCGGCGGCGGCGGCGACAATGCCGCGGGCGCGGCGGGCATCGGCGTCATCAAGCCGGGCGACGCGTTCCTGTCGCTCGGCACCTCCGGTGTGTTGTTCCTCGTCACTCCGAAATTCCTGCCGAATTCCGCCAAGGCCGTGCACGCGTTCTGCCACTGCCTGCCGGGTGTCTGGCACCAGATGAGCGTGATGCTCTCGGCCGCGTCGTGCGTCGACTGGGCGGTGAAGCTCACCGGCTCGAAGGACGCCGCGGAATTGCTTTCCAAAGTCGAGAAGCGCGCCGCGCTCGATGGTCCGGAGATCTTCCTTCCCTATCTGTCGGGTGAGCGCACGCCGCACAACGACCCGCAGGCGCGTGGCGTCCTGTTCGGCCTCAATCACGATTCGGATTCCGCCGCGATCGGCCAGGCGGTGCTCGAGGGTGTGGCCTTCGCATTCGCCGACGGTCTCGACGTGCTGATCGAGGCGGGCGCCACGATCGACAAGATTTCGGTGATCGGCGGTGGCGCGCGCTCGATGTGGTGGGGCGGGGTGCTGGCCGCAGCGCTCAAACGCCCGCTGGTTTATCGCGACGCGTCAGAAGTCGGGCCCGCGCTCGGCGCCGCGCGGCTTGCCCGGCTGGCGAAAACGCGCGAGCGGGCGGAGGATGTCTGCCGTCCGCCGCCGGTCCGTGTCGTCATCGAACCCAACACCCGCGACATCGAGCAATTGGCTCCGAAACGCGCGATGTTTTCCAAGATTTATCAAGACCTTCGACCAAGATTCCGAGGAGTTTGA
- the xylA gene encoding xylose isomerase: MSRPAYVVKPTSYFGGVQPIKFEGLKSDNPLAFRYYNKDQIVLGKRMEDLLRPAVCYWHSFAWNGHDIFGQGTFDRPWNAGVMDQAAAWAKMDAAFDFFSTLGTPFYCFHDFDAMPTASNIKEHVANLAATIDRLEKKQAETGVKLLWGTANLFSHPRYMGGASTNPDPDVWAFAATQVRHCMDATKRLGGSNYVLWGGREGYDTLLNTSLKHELANFGRFLQLVVEHKHKIGFKGTILIEPKPHEPTKHQYDFDTATVYGFLKKNGLENEVKVNIEANHATLAGHSFDHEIAMADALGIFGSIDINRGDPQNGWDTDQFHNDPLDMTLAMYRILKAGGFTTGGFNFDAKVRRQSIDPADMFYGHVGGLDLLARTLLSAAALIENGAVDKFVEQRYAKWVGEAGQKIHAKGASLESISDAAVAANIDPKPQSGRQEYLENLVNRFV; encoded by the coding sequence ATGTCGCGACCAGCATACGTAGTGAAGCCCACGTCCTATTTCGGCGGCGTCCAGCCCATCAAGTTCGAGGGTCTTAAATCGGACAATCCGCTGGCCTTCCGTTACTACAACAAGGACCAGATCGTCCTCGGCAAACGCATGGAAGACCTGCTGCGTCCGGCGGTCTGCTACTGGCACTCGTTCGCCTGGAACGGCCACGACATCTTCGGCCAGGGCACCTTCGACCGTCCGTGGAATGCGGGCGTCATGGACCAGGCCGCGGCCTGGGCCAAGATGGATGCGGCGTTCGATTTCTTCTCGACGCTCGGCACCCCGTTTTATTGCTTCCACGATTTCGACGCGATGCCGACGGCGTCGAACATCAAGGAGCACGTCGCCAATCTCGCCGCGACCATCGATCGGCTCGAGAAGAAGCAGGCCGAGACTGGTGTGAAACTGCTGTGGGGTACGGCCAACCTGTTCTCGCACCCGCGCTACATGGGCGGAGCCTCGACGAACCCGGATCCGGATGTCTGGGCGTTTGCCGCGACGCAGGTGCGCCATTGCATGGACGCCACCAAACGTCTCGGTGGCTCTAACTACGTGCTGTGGGGCGGCCGTGAAGGCTACGACACGCTGCTCAACACCAGCTTGAAACACGAGCTCGCGAACTTCGGCCGCTTCCTGCAGCTGGTGGTCGAGCACAAACACAAGATCGGCTTCAAAGGCACGATCCTGATCGAGCCCAAGCCGCACGAACCGACCAAGCACCAGTACGACTTCGACACCGCGACCGTGTACGGCTTCCTCAAGAAAAACGGCCTCGAGAACGAAGTGAAGGTGAACATCGAAGCCAACCACGCGACGCTCGCGGGCCACAGCTTCGACCACGAAATCGCCATGGCCGATGCGCTCGGCATCTTCGGCTCGATCGACATCAACCGCGGCGATCCGCAGAACGGCTGGGACACCGACCAGTTCCACAACGATCCGCTCGACATGACGCTGGCGATGTATCGCATCCTGAAGGCCGGCGGGTTCACCACCGGCGGCTTCAACTTCGACGCCAAGGTGCGCCGCCAGTCCATCGATCCGGCCGACATGTTCTACGGCCACGTGGGCGGGCTCGACCTGCTGGCGCGCACGCTGCTGTCGGCCGCGGCGCTCATCGAGAACGGCGCCGTCGACAAGTTCGTCGAGCAGCGTTACGCCAAGTGGGTGGGCGAGGCTGGGCAGAAGATTCATGCCAAGGGTGCATCGCTCGAATCGATTTCTGACGCGGCAGTTGCCGCGAACATCGATCCGAAGCCGCAGTCGGGCCGGCAGGAATATCTGGAGAACCTGGTCAATCGATTCGTGTGA
- a CDS encoding alpha-amylase family glycosyl hydrolase, translated as MRRIISCLGLCALASVALATPDFRERLPEDEIVYFVLPDRFENGDASNDRGGLSGDRLTIGFDPAHKGFYHGGDLKGLTARLDYIQGLGTTAIWLGPVYKNKPVQGPAGDESAGYHGYWITDFTRVDPHFGNGGDMRDFVRAAHARGMKVYLDIITNHTADVIQYRECMNAPCPYRSRADYPYTRKGGVTGQSINGGFAGDAVRTPVNFARLTDGGYAYTPFVPPAEAAVKVPAWLNAPIYYHNRGNSDFWGESSVMGDFFGLDDLMTENPRVVQGFIDIYGDWIERYGIDGFRIDTARHVNPEFWQVFVPAMLRRARAQGAPNFHIFGEVAAEGTDVAQLARHTRVDKLPSVLDFGFAGTVEQVLAGKAGTSALGRLYQDDGLYEGGIPAALRLPTFTGNHDFGRLAWKIRTARPAASDEEILQRVMLSNAMLFLLRGVPVVYSGDEQGFIGHGVDQAARQDMFASQVASYNDQPLLGSTATTATANFNAQHPLYRQIAELAALRKQYPAFRRGRQVTRAQSLEPGLFAVSRIGNDGREIFIAFNTSSQPIVAQVEIDAATRGFTSLHGTCAAPAAPGSLKVELGPFAYLACAAERPPPKPANEAKSEFDVE; from the coding sequence ATGCGACGAATCATCTCGTGCCTGGGCCTGTGTGCCCTCGCATCCGTGGCGCTCGCGACCCCTGACTTTCGCGAGCGGCTGCCCGAAGACGAAATCGTCTACTTCGTGTTGCCGGACCGGTTCGAAAACGGCGATGCGTCGAACGATCGCGGCGGGCTGAGCGGCGACCGCCTAACCATCGGGTTCGATCCGGCGCACAAGGGGTTCTATCACGGCGGGGACCTCAAGGGCCTCACCGCGCGCCTCGACTACATCCAGGGGCTCGGGACCACGGCCATCTGGCTGGGCCCTGTATATAAGAACAAACCCGTCCAGGGGCCGGCCGGCGACGAGAGCGCCGGATACCACGGCTACTGGATCACGGATTTCACGCGCGTCGATCCGCACTTCGGCAATGGCGGCGACATGCGCGATTTCGTGCGGGCTGCCCACGCGCGCGGGATGAAGGTCTACCTCGACATCATCACCAACCACACCGCCGACGTGATCCAGTATCGCGAATGCATGAATGCGCCATGTCCGTATCGATCGCGCGCGGATTATCCCTACACGCGCAAGGGTGGCGTGACAGGTCAGTCCATCAACGGCGGTTTCGCCGGAGATGCGGTGCGGACACCGGTCAATTTTGCGCGTCTCACCGACGGCGGTTACGCCTACACGCCATTCGTGCCGCCGGCCGAGGCGGCGGTCAAGGTGCCCGCCTGGCTCAACGCGCCTATCTACTATCACAACCGCGGCAACTCCGATTTCTGGGGTGAGAGCTCGGTGATGGGCGATTTCTTCGGTCTCGACGACCTGATGACGGAAAACCCGCGCGTCGTACAGGGTTTCATCGACATCTATGGCGACTGGATCGAGCGTTACGGCATCGACGGTTTCCGCATCGATACCGCGCGCCACGTGAATCCGGAGTTCTGGCAGGTATTCGTGCCGGCCATGCTCAGGCGCGCGCGGGCGCAGGGTGCGCCGAACTTCCATATCTTTGGCGAGGTTGCCGCCGAGGGCACGGATGTGGCCCAGCTCGCACGGCACACGCGCGTCGACAAACTACCGTCGGTGCTGGACTTCGGTTTCGCCGGTACGGTGGAGCAGGTGCTGGCGGGCAAGGCGGGGACGTCCGCGCTCGGGCGGCTCTACCAGGACGATGGGCTGTATGAAGGCGGCATCCCGGCCGCACTGCGCCTGCCGACCTTTACCGGCAATCACGATTTCGGACGGCTCGCATGGAAGATACGCACCGCGCGCCCCGCCGCGAGCGACGAGGAGATATTGCAACGCGTGATGTTGTCGAACGCGATGTTGTTCCTGCTGCGCGGCGTTCCGGTGGTGTACTCCGGCGACGAACAGGGCTTCATCGGTCACGGCGTCGACCAGGCCGCGCGCCAGGACATGTTCGCGAGCCAGGTGGCGAGCTACAACGATCAGCCGCTGCTGGGATCGACGGCGACCACCGCCACCGCGAATTTCAATGCGCAGCATCCGTTGTACCGGCAGATCGCGGAGCTCGCGGCGCTGCGCAAGCAATATCCCGCGTTCCGCCGCGGCCGTCAGGTCACGCGCGCGCAATCGCTCGAGCCGGGCTTGTTCGCGGTATCGCGCATCGGCAACGACGGCCGGGAGATTTTCATCGCCTTCAACACGTCCTCGCAGCCGATCGTGGCGCAGGTGGAGATCGACGCGGCCACCCGGGGTTTCACGTCATTGCACGGAACGTGCGCGGCTCCGGCCGCACCCGGTAGTTTGAAGGTGGAGCTGGGGCCATTCGCCTACCTGGCTTGCGCGGCGGAGCGCCCGCCACCGAAACCCGCCAACGAGGCCAAATCCGAATTCGACGTGGAGTGA
- a CDS encoding MFS transporter, giving the protein MCFGFLGIQFAFGLQNANASRIFQTLGANIDEIAGLWVAAPLTGLLVQPIIGYMSDRTWNGLGRRRPYFLAGAVLASLALIAMPHSPALWMAAGMLWILDASINVAMEPFRAFVADQLPPSQRAAGYSMQSFFIGVGAVVASMLPWILAKAGVSNVGSGENAVPDTVRYAFHIGAAVLVFAMLWTILSTREYPPAELHAFSDATPMSGGVEPGSGRNAALRGFAWTSAGAVGAALVWYSGWDRMLYVLTIGIAAWGVLLMINSALRGGSAFSNLIHDIDNMPPRMRQLVPVQFFSWFALFSMWLYTIPAVTRIHFGATDAAGTAYNEGANWVGVLFAGYNGFAALAAIVIPSMVRSLGLTRSHMVNLFLGGAGLISFMLIRDPDWLLLSMAGVGFAWASIVSLPYALLSDCVPSRQMGVYMGIFNFFIVIPQLVAASVLGVLLTRIFGGQPIYALAIGGASFVIAGVLSLRVR; this is encoded by the coding sequence ATGTGTTTCGGATTTCTCGGAATCCAGTTCGCCTTCGGGCTGCAGAATGCGAACGCGAGCCGCATCTTCCAGACGCTGGGCGCCAACATCGACGAGATCGCGGGGTTGTGGGTCGCCGCGCCGCTTACCGGGCTGCTGGTGCAGCCGATCATCGGCTACATGTCGGACCGCACGTGGAATGGGCTCGGACGCCGTCGCCCCTATTTTCTTGCGGGCGCGGTACTTGCCTCGCTGGCGCTGATCGCGATGCCGCATTCGCCGGCCTTGTGGATGGCGGCGGGAATGTTGTGGATCCTCGATGCCAGCATCAACGTAGCCATGGAGCCATTTCGCGCTTTCGTGGCCGACCAGTTGCCGCCTTCGCAACGGGCAGCGGGTTATTCGATGCAGAGCTTCTTCATCGGTGTTGGCGCCGTCGTCGCGAGCATGTTGCCGTGGATTCTCGCGAAGGCGGGCGTCAGCAACGTCGGCAGCGGCGAAAACGCAGTGCCGGATACGGTGCGCTACGCGTTCCACATCGGCGCCGCAGTTCTCGTCTTCGCGATGTTGTGGACGATTCTCTCGACGCGCGAGTACCCGCCGGCCGAGCTCCACGCTTTCAGCGATGCCACGCCAATGTCTGGAGGTGTCGAGCCCGGTTCCGGCCGCAACGCCGCGTTGCGCGGCTTCGCGTGGACATCGGCCGGTGCCGTCGGCGCGGCCTTGGTGTGGTACTCCGGTTGGGATCGCATGTTGTACGTGCTGACCATCGGCATCGCAGCGTGGGGTGTGTTGCTGATGATCAACAGCGCGCTGCGCGGCGGCAGCGCGTTCTCGAACCTGATTCATGACATCGACAACATGCCGCCGCGTATGCGGCAGCTCGTGCCGGTCCAGTTCTTTTCGTGGTTCGCGTTGTTCTCGATGTGGCTGTACACGATTCCGGCGGTGACGCGGATACACTTCGGCGCCACCGACGCGGCTGGCACCGCCTACAACGAAGGCGCCAACTGGGTGGGCGTGTTGTTCGCCGGTTACAACGGTTTCGCCGCGCTCGCGGCCATCGTCATTCCATCGATGGTGCGTAGCCTCGGTCTGACCCGAAGCCACATGGTCAATTTGTTTCTGGGCGGTGCAGGGTTGATCTCATTCATGTTGATACGCGACCCCGACTGGCTGTTGCTTTCGATGGCAGGCGTCGGCTTCGCCTGGGCGTCGATCGTCTCGCTGCCGTACGCCTTGCTTTCCGACTGCGTGCCCTCGCGCCAGATGGGTGTGTACATGGGCATCTTCAACTTCTTCATCGTGATCCCCCAGCTGGTCGCGGCGAGCGTGCTGGGCGTGTTGCTGACGCGGATCTTTGGCGGGCAACCGATCTATGCGCTCGCCATCGGTGGCGCCAGCTTCGTGATCGCGGGAGTGCTGTCGCTGCGAGTCCGGTAG
- a CDS encoding nitrilase-related carbon-nitrogen hydrolase gives MKRVTRRDLIDIATALAIGGGLWFVVNLDPLWWLAWILPGVFFWLALSTAGWTQRGLIVLAGLVGACSNFSYLLKVMPLLPAMIVLLLQALLWLLVLGASARVVKRFNSAWTVLALPVIAVAADTLLAHLTPDGNWGSLAYTQSEMLPIVQIAAVFGVGGILFLLMLVNSAVGLAFTYGTKLRGALPMYLATVALVAIAVGYGFQRLQAPIAGTPVNFGLASLDDFIVATTTEKSRDVWAQYDAQVLQLAGSGAKIVLLPEKIAVMSRADADARKRLLGDLARAHRVWLVAGVGVDDGKQRRNEAWWYAPDGTLKTNYLKHFMAPPEREFVPGSDFPVNEIDGVRYGVAICKDMHFASLGRAFGARDAAVMLVPAWDFYDDARMAANMTKLRGVENGFAVIRSSRDGLLSVSDAYGRMLAVEKSADMPGTTLFATAIVGARLQTIYTRIGDLLGWICVAAAVALAVATRRKSPPSRTFELPASSG, from the coding sequence ATGAAACGCGTAACGCGCCGCGATCTGATCGACATCGCCACCGCGCTCGCCATTGGCGGCGGGTTGTGGTTCGTCGTCAATCTCGATCCTCTCTGGTGGCTGGCGTGGATACTGCCGGGCGTGTTTTTCTGGCTGGCCCTGAGCACCGCGGGTTGGACCCAGCGGGGCCTCATCGTGCTGGCGGGACTCGTCGGTGCGTGCAGCAACTTCAGCTATCTGCTCAAGGTCATGCCGTTGCTGCCCGCGATGATCGTGCTGCTGCTGCAGGCGCTGTTGTGGCTGTTGGTGCTGGGTGCGTCGGCACGGGTGGTGAAGCGCTTCAACTCGGCGTGGACCGTGCTCGCATTGCCGGTGATCGCGGTCGCCGCCGACACGTTGCTTGCGCATCTGACTCCTGACGGCAACTGGGGCAGCCTTGCGTATACGCAATCGGAGATGTTGCCCATCGTGCAGATCGCCGCGGTATTCGGCGTCGGCGGAATCCTGTTCCTGCTGATGCTGGTGAATTCCGCGGTTGGCCTGGCATTCACGTACGGTACGAAGCTGCGCGGCGCGCTGCCGATGTATCTCGCGACGGTTGCGCTGGTCGCGATCGCAGTGGGATACGGCTTCCAACGCTTGCAGGCGCCGATTGCCGGCACGCCGGTGAATTTTGGCCTCGCATCACTCGACGATTTCATAGTCGCCACCACGACCGAGAAGTCGCGCGATGTGTGGGCCCAGTACGATGCGCAGGTCCTGCAACTGGCGGGCAGCGGTGCGAAGATCGTGCTGTTGCCGGAGAAGATCGCGGTCATGTCGCGCGCCGACGCCGATGCGCGCAAGCGACTTCTTGGCGATCTGGCCCGTGCCCATCGTGTCTGGCTGGTGGCGGGGGTGGGCGTGGACGACGGCAAGCAGCGCCGCAACGAGGCGTGGTGGTATGCACCCGACGGTACACTTAAGACCAACTACCTCAAGCATTTCATGGCGCCACCCGAACGTGAGTTCGTCCCGGGTTCCGATTTCCCGGTCAACGAGATCGACGGCGTGCGTTACGGCGTCGCGATCTGCAAGGACATGCATTTCGCCAGTCTCGGCCGCGCTTTTGGCGCGCGCGATGCCGCAGTGATGCTGGTGCCGGCCTGGGATTTCTACGACGACGCCCGGATGGCGGCCAACATGACGAAGCTGCGCGGAGTGGAGAACGGTTTTGCGGTGATTCGGTCGTCGCGTGACGGATTGCTGTCGGTCTCGGACGCCTACGGGCGCATGCTGGCGGTCGAGAAGAGCGCAGACATGCCGGGCACGACGTTGTTCGCCACCGCGATCGTCGGCGCGCGCCTGCAGACTATCTACACGCGCATCGGCGATCTGCTCGGCTGGATCTGCGTGGCGGCGGCGGTGGCGCT